The Danio aesculapii chromosome 7, fDanAes4.1, whole genome shotgun sequence DNA window gtggagtttgcatgttctccctgcgtttgcatgggtaagctaaattgtccgttgtgaatgagtgtgtatggatgtttcccagagatgggaagttggcggttcattccgctgtggcgattaataaagggactaagccgaaaagaaaatgaatgaatgaatgtgtttactATTTAGGCtagattgttattttattcaacgAACCAGTTCGTGTATTGGCACTGATGCATAGCagactggttttgaagcacttcacctcagatgttattcttgTTTGTCTAGTAGacaactgaccaacaaaaaatatattaaaattaagatacaatgATGAGCTTTCATTTTCTCGGTCTCACTCGCAGCAATACCCTTATCCTTTGACAGCTAGCATCAGTGTTTTTTCAGATTGAAATAGGAATAAGGGGTGATGGGACAAGGTGGTGCTGAATATGTGTGTACCTTAAATCCTGTAGGGGCATCATTCTATATCATCAGAAAtatagaatagtgcactcactgcactccaacaaaatttataatctaattagctgaggtgatcattgtcagttttctgttgttcagctgcaagaattagaagctgtttctaaaatatcaattcaggtgttggttaggacaaaaattacttttaatgtggaaaatatttcttctatcatgtgccattgcttttagttagaacacgatttaaatcagccataaatcagcctttaggctcgacagtcaggcacactgcttGGTTTGAAGAaagtgtgcaatacctagttcaaccactgggtgttaaacttacatactgcacctttaatacaaAGTATAGCTTTAAAAATGgacatacattaaaatataaagaaagtatatgacaaaaaataagatatttaaaaacTTGAGGAACTAAGATGCTGAAGATGACCATTAAATGTGTCGTAACTGTCTTGTGGAAAGGTccataataaattttattttaatattaataataaaataattacaataaatacttCACTTTTTTCCATACAACATCTGCAACCTGTTTAATCTCCTTGCCCATGTATTATACAGCTAATTGCCTGTCCTTTGTTTAAAAGTTGTCAATAATTTGTCCCAGTTATGACATTCTCAATAATGATCACATAACTTTTACATTATCTcataaatattactaaatatattattatattggtattttactttaatattttttatcaaagcttaattttaatttaatttaatttttgataGAAATGGGCTTATGGATTAGGTATGACTTTAATAATTGTCATTATTTTGATTTATCTCATAACTACTACTTAGTATCtcattatagtatatttataataggtgtatatttcattttagaaatttatattttatattatttttttatttttatttattttagaaaataaatggGCTTCCAAAGCACACGGTACAAGCAAAATCCTATGAGAAAATCTGTTATTTGACCAGATTAATTCTGAGCATATTTCTGCTGCAGTTTTAATatgactttattattttattttattttattttattttattttattttattttttgttttattttatttttattttttatatttaaaaaaaagtattacatttttatgtgatttaatatttaatttatttttaattaaattttatataatttattaactttctaaatgttgtatatttatttattttattttttatttgaatatttttcttaaatttttaattacatcttttattttatttttatataattttttattttttatttaataatttttttattttgtttaattttttattaacatttttaatcaatatttttatttcattttgttttttaaatggccTCCCAAAGTCCTCTGTTATCAGGAAAATCATATGAGAGAAAGCTGATTAGTCCAGAGCATGTTCCCCTGGTGTTATGGATTTCCTGCACAGGTTGTGGATCTGCACTGTACTCTCTATGACACAAAGCAtggaaatgtttgtgtgtgttggcgTGCGTCAGCAGgtcttcattcacacacactctctccttGGTCTCCTGAAGAGCAGCGTCCTCATCAGAGATGCCAGCGTACCTCCTGTTTCCTTTTGGTCATGACACTTTGTACGGGTCATTTATGCAATAACCGCCCCTCTACGCAATGGGACGCCTCCCTGGGGAGTTTAGTCTCCCTATAACCTCTCCGTTTGACACTCGGAGGAAAACTTGACTCAGAAACACCATGACGAGAGTctggatgaggatgatgatgaagatggtgcTTTTCAGTAGCATGTTCATGTCTGCTCTGACTTTTGACATGCAGCTTGTAAAAGGTAAGATCTGCCatgagcatttatttattaactgtgtCTTTTATTAGGTTTATAGATGGAGTGCTTGGATTATGTGCAATGATTTTTGTAATGTAACTTATAAATGTTGATTATATGTGCACTCTGGATCACAAAATCAGTCATGGAATCTTTATTTTTAACCAATGAGCTTTCTGTTAAgttatggtttgttaggatatgaAAATATTTGGACTACTATTTGAAATCCTGCAATATGAggattaaaaaaactaattatatagACATGGATCTTTAATTAGACTAAAccaagtgcttagcaatgcacattactaatctaaaattacagtatttacttaatattgtagtgatttttggcttaaaagaaaaatctatatgTATTTTGcatatgtaaaatgttaaaacgtagccattgacctccacagtaatgttttttttttattatcaatgctaccagtttccaacattcttcaaaatgtctttttttgttatacaaataGCCATTTTTGCAtcttttcctctttttctttcgcATATTTTTTCCTAACTATGAATATAAATTACTTCATaaatttcaacattcttcagaatatcttcttttatgttttgggtgaactgtccctttaatttttGTTacacaaaatcacattttttcttttatgttttctTCTGAAGAACACTGCACCCTAAGTAAGCCATTAATTTCCACTGTATCCCCTCCCTAATATGCATATAaatagttaccagtttccaacattcttcaaaatatcttcttttgtgttttgggtgaattatgccCTTACTTTTATTACACAAAATAACAACATTGAGTCTGTTTTCTTCTGATGAGCACTGCACCCTAAAcaagccattgacttctatactaTTTTTCCCATTTTATGAATATacatggttaccggtttccaacatactttaaaatatcttcctttctAATTTAAGTGAACTATGGCTTTAATTCATGCTACgcaaaataacaatatttttgtatgttttcttctgatgaacactgCACCCTAAACAAGCCATTGATTTCCTAGTATCCTTTCCTCACTATGAATAtaaatggttaccagtttccaacattcttcaaaatatcttcctttgtgttttgggtgaactatgcccttaattaaaaaaaaaaaacaataacacaaTATTTTGTCTGTTTCTTCTGATGAGCACTGGACTCTAAAcaagccattgacttctatagtatttttaccCTATTATGGATATAAATGGTtcccagtttccagcattcttcaaaatatcttttctgTTTTGTGTGAACCAACCCTTTCATTTTTGTTAGACAAAATAACAATATTTGATAtgtttcttctgatgaacagTGCACCCTAAATAGGTCATTGATTTCTATAGTATTCCCCCCCCCATTATGAGTataaatggttaccggtttccaacattcttcaaaatatcttcgtttgtgttttgtgtgaactaaccctttcttTTTTGATACACAAACTAACAATATATTTGTATGTTTCTTCAGATGAACAGTGCACCATAAACAAGCTATTAACTTTCATATTATTGCCCCcctattattaatatacagtatatggttaccagtttccaacattcttcaaaatatcttctttttgtcacacaaaataataataatctttgccTTTTTTCATCTTCTGATGAATATTGTACCTCAAGTAGTATTTTCTCCCTACCATAAATATATAAAGGACTACAtaaattccaacattcttcagaatatcttattttgtgttttgggtaaactatccctttaatattttattacccAAAATAACTATATTAACTAAatatctgtttctttttttcttctgatgaTCAGTGCACCCTAAACAAGCCATCTCCGGGGTATCAGAAGCTTCCATTGGGAATCAGTATGCTTTAAACGCATCTTCAGCCAGAGATCTTTGTGAGCAACTCGGATTGACGATTGCAAACAAAGCACAGCTAGCAGAGGCTCAGAAACACGGCCTGGAGACGTGCAGGTAAAACAATCAATCCTGAAAAGACCGCTGTATTTCTATATTTAATATAAGAATTATTCATATGACTCTTTTAAAATTCAAGGTTCGGGTGGATCGATGAGCAGATCGCTGTTGTTCCTCGAGTCCATGCTAACCCCAACTGCGGCATTGGCAGGACTGGGGTTGTGGTGTGGCGTGCAATTCCCAGCAAACGATTTGATGTCTTTTGCTTTAATGTAACAGgtaaacaattttaatttattataaatcattttaGAGACTGTTACATACactaaaaatgtaatgacaaaaagtcaagacaacaaacatttttatgttgctttaacttattttaagtttatcaggtttcaactaaattatacagtgtttaacttaatattttagtcagattgattgatgtaagttgagatgactagaaaagttcatttgattcaactgaaAAATCCAAGGTagcaataattttttacagtgtgtgcatgGTTAGCAGAGATGTATTCCTGAATAAATGTGGTCAAATTTAGCATAAAACACACCCTTTCCTCTCCATATAAGGGCGTTCCTGCACCTTGCAGTAATGTTTTTCATGTAAACGCAGCAGTTTTAATAGAATTAACAGTGTTTAGATGGGTTTCTGCAATGTAATCTTACATTTTACgtttacatttaaacatttggcagatgcttctgtccaaagtgacttacaattaaaatacatttacctACAATTAAGAGACATTTGCTAGGGCTGTGACGAGATCTCGTGTCACGTGATCTCGTGAGATTAAATTGCGATGAGATTGTGATGTTAGCATGATGGAACCTGATGGTGAAATTAGTATTGAAAATTGGAGGCaggattatatttgaattacaaattaagtgctttgcacacacctggcaaccctgaTTGACCTCAGTGTTGCCCACTTCACTCGGCTGCTTGGGCACACACATAACCTCTTTTTTTATTCACCAAATATaagcaaatattttgctaatatttaaaatgatatataaagacaattttcttttcatatattagcaaaataatttgcagcgtttgcatgtcctttactgtccttaattacagtaaaataacattcattacaagttgatttaaaaaaaagcacctaaaggtttttgcattttgtgactatttttcattcatatttcatTCATATATAAGAAATCATTGAGGATTTCTTAGTGAACCATTTgagttacaaatatgtacatatatgttcaactatatatttgaagctataattgtatttatacagtatgttcatTCGTAAATGGGAACTTTCTGATGTTCATTTATTTCTATGTAAGTTTGTATGTTACTTGGCACCAAATCAGTACAAACTGTTAGTGTGCCAAGGAAATCGGAAACTGTGGATGTGACTTCATCACGGATTGATTTCCTATGAGGGTCATGGATGTGGTAAAGCGGAAGGAAGTCAGAGGGATGAATTGGCAAACCCCTGATCAAGTCGAACATAATGTGCGTCTCTTTGCCAGTTATGTAACAAgcctgatttaattatttattttttgtagattTCGAGACACAGGCTTCCATAAAGGCGCACCGAATGACAACCAGAAAGCCAATGACGACACGTTCATCTGTAGCTCCTACTGCTGGAATTCATCTAAGGGGAAGCCCATTTCCTACAATCCCTTCCCATTGGTCCAGTGTTCCTCCTTCAGCTTCTGCAGGTCCCTCTGTGGTCCACAGGGCTGATGATGCCAAACATCTGGCCCTGAGCAGTGGCTCAACTGAAGGTACATCATAGGGCTCTGTCATACATACTCTTGCTAGCTTCCTAGAGCAGGTATCATTTTCACATCCTGtggcacattgtttaaatagcaaattttattcattcatttactcattttgtttgttcattcattcgtttgttcattcgttagttccttcattccttcctttattcatttggttcattcattccttcatttttttgttcgttcgttcatttattcagttgtttattcatttcatttgttcattcattcatttcgtttatttattcatttgttctttcatttcattcattcattaatttatttcgttcgttcgttccttcattccttcatttcGTTTGAtcgttcatttcattcattcattcatttgttcattcatttcgttcatttatttattcgtacATTCATTCCTTTCATTCGATCATTCATTctgttcattcatttcatttgttcattcctttcgttcatttgtttattcattttgttcgatcattcatttcattcattcattcgtttgttcattcatttcgttcagttgtttatttattcgttcattcattcctttcattcgttcgttcattttatttgttaattcattttgTTCGTTTGCTcataattcgttcattcatttattcattcattttatttgtttgttcattcattcatttattcattcatttatttattcattccttaatttcattcattcgtttgttcattcgttcatttgttcattaatttcgttctttcattcattcatttccttcgttcatttattcatttgttcattcattttgttcattcattcatttattttgttcattcattcattcattccttcattcatttcattcgttcatttatttgtttgtacattcattttgttcatttatttattagttcattcattcctttcatttgatcattcattcgttcattcatttcatttgttcattcattcatttcgttcgttcattcattccgCTTATTCcctcattgattcattcattcttctgttaGTTCGCTCATTCATtttgctcattcatttattttgttcgttcattcgtccgttcgttcattcattcattcattcattcatttattcattcattcagcacaCCCTTGTTTAAAGCACCATCAGCTAAGGCATACATACATGAACATATAGTAAACAATAAATAGGATAAGGATGGAGgggaataaatatataaattaatgatttaattaatttttagtggtgaccccagattaataaagggactaagccgaaaagaaaatgaatgaatgaatgaatgaatgaatgaatgaataatacatttttaaaaaacatgattACTGACATAGAAAACAGGATATATGTGGTATGTGTTGGGCATATGGCATTATTATCATTACTGCTATTATCGTATTTTTATATGTCCAAAATACACcaataacttattaagagaataaggacaACCCTTTTAAATAATGAGCTGAGTGCTGCATCTATTTCTCCAgtccttaaaaaagcaaaagtaaatTCGGATACGACCCTCTGCTTTATACCATGTGCTTAGATAGTTTAATTTGAGCCTTTAataaaatagttcacccaaaactgaaaaattcttcactttttacaaacctatttgagttttatTCTTCTATCGCACCCACAAGAAGGTATTTTGAGTATTGCTGAAAAGCTGTATcccttagtatttgtttttcttactatggaagtcaatggtcacaggttttcagcattattcaaactatcttcttttgtgtttaacggatGAATGaagaactcataaaggtttggaaccacttgagagtgagtaaacagtgagtaaatgttcatttttgtgtgaactacccctttagcATATGACATCATTATTTAGTTTAAGCTAAATAAACGCCTGTGTTTACTGTGTTTCTCTTTCTGGTTTGCAGCTGTTCCGGCCGCTTTACTGATCACCGTCACCTTTGCAGTCATGATTGCTGTGTTTCTGGCGCTTTATTATGTCAGAATGTAagttattttttggtgttttattACAGTACATAAAACCTTTAATCAAAGTTATCCCAAAAAAGAACAGGTTTTCCTTAATACACGTTGACATTTTACTGTTAGAAATTGATTCACAATGTAAGTAAAGTAAGCACAGATTAAGGTTTTTgtattgtgtttaaaatatttcccaagggaTGTGAGATGATGTTTCAAgacgtttttttttatgtaatcgttttaataataaactcatttccaataactaattaactaaattaTTTCATTTGCACCCCGCATAATTGtttactagttattttattttattattaaaaaagactGGGATTCTTTCGCTTCTTAAATTAATTCTTTCGCctctgccgctgagactgcagctctgcacaagacgtttggccagcggagaaattaaaatagtcgtgcccaactgagtctggtttctctcaaggttttttttcttcacttttagccaattaatgtagttttttttccctctacgctgtcgccactggcttgcatggttcgggatctgtagagctgcgcatcgttggatttgctcttcagtgtttggactctcagtagtgatttttaaaccacactgaactgagctaaactgaactgaacttaaacactaaatactgaactacactgttcctatttactatgaccttttatgtgaagctgctttgacacaatctacattgtaaaagcgctatacaaataaaggtgaattgaattgaattgaattgaattgaattgaattgaattgaattgaattgaattgaattgaattgaattgaattgaattaaaaactgTCAAACCTAATTTTAATATAtccaaataataattttaaatcaatttttcCAATGAAATTGTTAACCAAAACTATCGCAGGTCAGTTTGCAATCTACGATGATCAGTTagttatataaaagaaaatagtaTTAGATTtctagaatttaaaaaaatgtatttgaattcATAATAAGTCATTAAGGTTCATGCACATATTTAGACACCAATATGCACATATGAGTAGTTGGTGAATGTCATTAGTTCAAGCACATGTCTTCTGtaacacaaaatatataaaattcaattaaattcaattcacctttatttgtatagcacttttactatgtagattgtgtcaaagctgcttcacgtgaaagatcatagtaaattgaatccgtgtcagttcagttttcagtgtttacattcagttcagtttagctcagttcagtgtctAAGaagacaatataatataatttactaaaaaaaattgttaaga harbors:
- the lyve1a gene encoding lymphatic vessel endothelial hyaluronic acid receptor 1a; translated protein: MTRVWMRMMMKMVLFSSMFMSALTFDMQLVKVHPKQAISGVSEASIGNQYALNASSARDLCEQLGLTIANKAQLAEAQKHGLETCRFGWIDEQIAVVPRVHANPNCGIGRTGVVVWRAIPSKRFDVFCFNVTDFETQASIKAHRMTTRKPMTTRSSVAPTAGIHLRGSPFPTIPSHWSSVPPSASAGPSVVHRADDAKHLALSSGSTEAVPAALLITVTFAVMIAVFLALYYVRMKRPCKARCDVEQQKEYIETEVWEHRTKEDLQKTQEEQMEEIQREQMEEKNQEELEEKHQEEQIEEKNQEELEEKHQEEQIEERNQEEQIEERNQEEQVEENDSCSAEQH